A DNA window from Augochlora pura isolate Apur16 chromosome 9, APUR_v2.2.1, whole genome shotgun sequence contains the following coding sequences:
- the LOC144475300 gene encoding tRNA methyltransferase 10 homolog A isoform X1: protein MFSDFLRNMENEKDINHSRETESDEQVINISHHKDCHDIDNLELNTNISKRQLKKIKKKEKWLQRKSEKRLKEREKAKQKRAHARANNIDLGPSRKALKKSTMADSNCKIEVTIDMSFDDLMIDKDIAKLTKQILRCYTLNRRAVAPMQFSLTSFNGASRTHMQKHNGYQHWDVKFYVEGYLDIYPKEKIIYLSSESENVISHLEHDCVYVIGGLVDHNSHKGLCHKVAKLADVRHGRLPLDKFLQMKARKVLTVDHVFEILLRVSEGEIWQEAFLQVLPERKNAQPILSIEETKSTLNACGKKENICDENDERFQFLRSLKEGKDMLNIYKKEENIFFTNNITKASVEAIDDENTNNVCT from the exons at GTTTTCGGATTTTTTACGTAACATGGAAAACGAAAAAGATATAAATCATAGTAGAGAAACAGAAAGTGATGAacaagttataaatatttctcatcATAAAGATTGCCATGATATTGACAATTTGgaattaaatacgaatattagcAAACGGCaactgaaaaaaataaagaaaaaagaaaaatggttaCAACGAAAGAGTGAGAAAAg ATTAAAGGAACGGGAGAAAGCAAAACAGAAACGAGCACATGCTCGTGCAAATAATATAGATCTTGGACCATCTAGGAAAGCTTTAAAAAAGAGTACTATGGCTGATAGTAACTGCAAAATTGAAGTAACTATTGATATGTCTTTCGATGACTTAATGATTGACAAAGACATTGCAAAATTAACTAAGCAGATACTAAGATGTTATACGCTGAATAGGAGGGCTGTTGCACCAATGCAGTTTTCTCTTACTAGTTTTAATGGTGCGTCAAGAACACACATGCAAAAGCATAATGGATATCAACATTGGGAT gtaAAATTTTATGTGGAAGGGTATTTGGATATTTAcccaaaagaaaaaatcataTATCTGTCTAGTGAATCAGAAAATGTGATCAGTCATCTAGAACATGATTGTGTGTATGTTATAGGTGGTCTTGTTGATCATAATAGTCATAAG GGTTTGTGTCACAAAGTAGCCAAACTGGCTGATGTAAGGCATGGTAGACTCCCtctagataaatttttacaaatgaaaGCTAGAAAAGTTTTAACTGTTGACCATG TGTTTGAAATCTTGCTTCGAGTTAGTGAAGGAGAAATTTGGCAAGAAGCATTTTTACAGGTTCTACcagaaagaaaaaatgctCAGCCAATTTTATCTATAGAAGAAACTAAAAGCACATTGAATGCTTGtggtaaaaaagaaaatatttgcgacGAAAATG atGAAAGATTTCAATTCCTCAGATCCTTAAAAGAAGGCAAGGatatgttgaatatttataaaaaagaagaaaatatttttttcacgaataatataacaaaagcAAGTGTGGAAGCTATTGACgatgaaaatacaaataatgtgtgtacataa
- the LOC144475299 gene encoding tetratricopeptide repeat protein 17, translating to MHVVGVDGRVVGYLFCFLILQAKLTNSRTSWRLSADKVVKTTDFVSTVEDDPIFDILATSISVGNGQSWSRSAISDKHEKVQPYCQDCKNVLSGNHERRFSSYVLKDTPNATEPFTLSSQTSGEQVICTTGQQCEDVILDCGKPVNFTYYDNLLGVANRDKHPLVPEPNVALMFKKNGGKTMDVDIDLLEKRLIKAKREKPKSVQLYNQIGNFWRIKGDAQRSIECFRRALAVSPHNAEVLLNLARVLLVQQYLDDATYLARRSLELQPPDRNAWEQYLTLGQIFKAYGHYQEAAIHLRHALELKPDLSEAAEALREVESLPAASINTYTLLIIICLVLGVLLVVLSNVEGDEDSTLVNGQLQRPVQRHFSRAMAMRSLRLNVARNKRC from the exons ATGCACGTTGTTGGGGTCGACGGTCGTGTCGTCGGCTATTTGTTTTGCTTTTTAATACTTCAAGCAAAGCTCACGAATTCGCGGACTTCCTGGAGGCTTAGTGCTGATAAAGTCGTTAAGACAACAGACTTCGTGAGTACGGTGGAAGATGATCCTATTTTTGATATCTTGGCGACTAGCATCAGTGTCGGTAATGGACAAAGTTGGAGTAGATCTGCTATTTCTGATAAACACGAAAAGGTACAACCGTACTGTCAAGActgcaaaaatgttctctcTGGAAATCATGAACG ACGATTCTCGTCATACGTGTTGAAGGATACTCCAAATGCCACCGAACCTTTTACTCTATCATCTCAAACATCAGGCGAGCAAGTCATATGCACTACTGGTCAGCAATGTGAGGATGTAATCCTGGATTGTGGAAAACCTGTCAATTTCACCTATTATGACAACCTGCTTGGTGTTGCCAACAGAGATAAACATCCATTGGTTCCAGAACCTAATGTAGCTCTAATGTTCAAGAAGAATGGTGGTAAAACCATGGATGTTGATATTGATCTATTAGAGAAACGTTTAATAAAAGCTAAACGAGAG aaaccAAAATCAGTGCAACTTTATAATCAAATAGGAAATTTTTGGCGCATAAAAGGAGATGCACAAAGATCAATTGAGTGTTTTCGAAGGGCACTGGCTGTGTCACCACATAACGCGGAAGTTCTGTTAAATTTGGCTAGAGTGCTATTGGTACAACAATATTTAGATGATGCAACATATTTAGCAAGACGATCCTTGGAATTGCAACCTCCAGATCGCAATGCTTGGGAACAGTACCTTACACTTGGTCAAATATTCAAG GCATATGGCCATTACCAAGAAGCAGCTATACATCTAAGACATGCCTTAGAATTAAAACCAGATCTCTCTGAAGCTGCTGAAGCTCTAAGAGAAGTGGAGTCACTTCCGGCTGCGAGCATAAATACCTATACATTACTGATAATCATATGTCTG GTGCTTGGAGTACTATTAGTGGTTTTAAGTAACGTGGAAGGAGACGAAGATTCTACTCTAGTCAATGGACAACTTCAACGTCCAGTACAACGCCATTTTAGTCGTGCTATGGCCATGCGAAGTTTAAGGCTCAACGTTGCTCGTAATAAACGTTGTTGA
- the LOC144475302 gene encoding NECAP-like protein CG9132 isoform X2: MRLVCQGNSVAIKLEDKITGELFAKCPIEKYPGIAVEPVTDSSRYFVLRVQNDNGRSAFLGIGFLDRSDSFDLNVALQDHFKWLKNQEQIEKEKDEPKQELDLRFKEGETIKINMKITKKDGSEVSSKTKQRPSTGIGLPPPPGGVKIAPPPAKTPTSSPAHKPTQNQNQTSSEWGEFASASQQSQAQQQQPSTVGNSSWVQF, from the exons ATGCGTCTTGTATGTCAAGGAAATTCAGTAGCAATAAAACTTGAAGATAAAATTACAGGTGAATTATTTGCCAAATGTCCAATTGAAAAGTATCCAGGTATTGCTGTTGAACCAGTCACAGATTCTTCTCGTTACTTTGTTCTGAGAGTTCAAAATGATAATGGACGCTCAGCATTTCTTGGTATTGGATTTTTGGATAGATCAGATAGTTTTGATCTAAATGTTGCACTTCAAGATCATTTTAAATGGCTCAAGAACCAAGAACAGatagaaaaggaaaaggatGAACCAAAACAGGAGCTGGATCTAAGATTTAAAGAAGGCGAAACAATCAAAATCAACATGAAAATTACT aaaaagGATGGTAGCGAAGTTTCTTCAAAGACAAAACAACGACCTAGTACAGGTATTGGTTTACCTCCACCACCAGGTGGTGTAAAAATTGCACCTCCACCAGCTAAAACTCCAACATCATCACCTGCACATAAACCAACCCAGAACCAAAACCAAACAAGTTCTGAGTGGGGAGAATTTGCTAGTGCATCTCAACAATCGCAAGCTCAACAGCAACAACCATCAACAGTAGGGAATTCCAGTTGGGTGCAATTCTAA
- the LOC144475300 gene encoding tRNA methyltransferase 10 homolog A isoform X2, which yields MENEKDINHSRETESDEQVINISHHKDCHDIDNLELNTNISKRQLKKIKKKEKWLQRKSEKRLKEREKAKQKRAHARANNIDLGPSRKALKKSTMADSNCKIEVTIDMSFDDLMIDKDIAKLTKQILRCYTLNRRAVAPMQFSLTSFNGASRTHMQKHNGYQHWDVKFYVEGYLDIYPKEKIIYLSSESENVISHLEHDCVYVIGGLVDHNSHKGLCHKVAKLADVRHGRLPLDKFLQMKARKVLTVDHVFEILLRVSEGEIWQEAFLQVLPERKNAQPILSIEETKSTLNACGKKENICDENDERFQFLRSLKEGKDMLNIYKKEENIFFTNNITKASVEAIDDENTNNVCT from the exons ATGGAAAACGAAAAAGATATAAATCATAGTAGAGAAACAGAAAGTGATGAacaagttataaatatttctcatcATAAAGATTGCCATGATATTGACAATTTGgaattaaatacgaatattagcAAACGGCaactgaaaaaaataaagaaaaaagaaaaatggttaCAACGAAAGAGTGAGAAAAg ATTAAAGGAACGGGAGAAAGCAAAACAGAAACGAGCACATGCTCGTGCAAATAATATAGATCTTGGACCATCTAGGAAAGCTTTAAAAAAGAGTACTATGGCTGATAGTAACTGCAAAATTGAAGTAACTATTGATATGTCTTTCGATGACTTAATGATTGACAAAGACATTGCAAAATTAACTAAGCAGATACTAAGATGTTATACGCTGAATAGGAGGGCTGTTGCACCAATGCAGTTTTCTCTTACTAGTTTTAATGGTGCGTCAAGAACACACATGCAAAAGCATAATGGATATCAACATTGGGAT gtaAAATTTTATGTGGAAGGGTATTTGGATATTTAcccaaaagaaaaaatcataTATCTGTCTAGTGAATCAGAAAATGTGATCAGTCATCTAGAACATGATTGTGTGTATGTTATAGGTGGTCTTGTTGATCATAATAGTCATAAG GGTTTGTGTCACAAAGTAGCCAAACTGGCTGATGTAAGGCATGGTAGACTCCCtctagataaatttttacaaatgaaaGCTAGAAAAGTTTTAACTGTTGACCATG TGTTTGAAATCTTGCTTCGAGTTAGTGAAGGAGAAATTTGGCAAGAAGCATTTTTACAGGTTCTACcagaaagaaaaaatgctCAGCCAATTTTATCTATAGAAGAAACTAAAAGCACATTGAATGCTTGtggtaaaaaagaaaatatttgcgacGAAAATG atGAAAGATTTCAATTCCTCAGATCCTTAAAAGAAGGCAAGGatatgttgaatatttataaaaaagaagaaaatatttttttcacgaataatataacaaaagcAAGTGTGGAAGCTATTGACgatgaaaatacaaataatgtgtgtacataa
- the LOC144475302 gene encoding NECAP-like protein CG9132 isoform X1 — MDTYESVLLVKSEVFVFSIPPRSLNRGYRAADWNLQEPTWTGRMRLVCQGNSVAIKLEDKITGELFAKCPIEKYPGIAVEPVTDSSRYFVLRVQNDNGRSAFLGIGFLDRSDSFDLNVALQDHFKWLKNQEQIEKEKDEPKQELDLRFKEGETIKINMKITKKDGSEVSSKTKQRPSTGIGLPPPPGGVKIAPPPAKTPTSSPAHKPTQNQNQTSSEWGEFASASQQSQAQQQQPSTVGNSSWVQF, encoded by the exons ATGGATACATACGAAAGTGTATTACTCGTCAAGAGTGAagtatttgtatttagtatacCTCCAAGGTCATTGAATAGGGGTTATCG AGCAGCTGATTGGAATTTACAAGAACCAACATGGACTGGCAGAATGCGTCTTGTATGTCAAGGAAATTCAGTAGCAATAAAACTTGAAGATAAAATTACAGGTGAATTATTTGCCAAATGTCCAATTGAAAAGTATCCAGGTATTGCTGTTGAACCAGTCACAGATTCTTCTCGTTACTTTGTTCTGAGAGTTCAAAATGATAATGGACGCTCAGCATTTCTTGGTATTGGATTTTTGGATAGATCAGATAGTTTTGATCTAAATGTTGCACTTCAAGATCATTTTAAATGGCTCAAGAACCAAGAACAGatagaaaaggaaaaggatGAACCAAAACAGGAGCTGGATCTAAGATTTAAAGAAGGCGAAACAATCAAAATCAACATGAAAATTACT aaaaagGATGGTAGCGAAGTTTCTTCAAAGACAAAACAACGACCTAGTACAGGTATTGGTTTACCTCCACCACCAGGTGGTGTAAAAATTGCACCTCCACCAGCTAAAACTCCAACATCATCACCTGCACATAAACCAACCCAGAACCAAAACCAAACAAGTTCTGAGTGGGGAGAATTTGCTAGTGCATCTCAACAATCGCAAGCTCAACAGCAACAACCATCAACAGTAGGGAATTCCAGTTGGGTGCAATTCTAA